One genomic window of Daphnia pulex isolate KAP4 chromosome 10, ASM2113471v1 includes the following:
- the LOC124203516 gene encoding putative uncharacterized protein DDB_G0272516, producing MATSHARPIVVSDSKRNKKYFRDEFHPPQLQPPPPPPQQLQQQQQQQQETQNPMTSSVFSQDLGGSGRPLTGSSSPRDPSLPWFSGIVSHEDPTRGGSDPLPIPPQVLSTGHSSPTDPDGSNAQSRGSLPPGKQFGSGPSQSVEQQHDDERVYSQNRISNISQSQKPATIFPPQSQPPGTFGVDAPVFQLSKVFGFIDAELHSGGVNFKVTLENGEDYTWN from the exons ATGGCGACGTCTCATGCCCGGCCTATTGTCGTCAGCGACAgcaaacggaataaaaaatactttcgGGATGAATTTCACCCACCGCAGCTGCAGCCGCCCCCACCTCCTCCCCAACaacttcagcagcagcagcagcaacaacaggaaACGCAAAACCCCATGACGTCGTCAGTCTTCTCACAGGATCTTGGAGGCAGCGGCAGACCGTtgacgggcagcagcagccctcgAGATCCATCGCTGCCCTGGTTCTCCGGCATCGTCTCGCACGAAGATCCGACCCGTGGTGGATCCGACCCGCTGCCGATTCCTCCTCAAGTTTTGAGCACTGGCCACTCGTCGCCGACAGATCCTGACGGATCCAACGCTCAGTCACGAGGATCGCTTCCGCCAGGCAAACAATTTGGCTCTGGCCCATCGCAATCTGTTGAACAGCAACACGACGACGAGCGTGTCTATAGTCAGAACCGCATCAGCAACATCTCGCAGAGCCAGAAGCCGGCCACCATCTTCCCGCCACAATCTCAGCCGCCTGGAACATTTGGTGTTGACGCTCCAGTTTTCCAGTTGTCCAAAGTTTTTGGATTCATTGACGCTGAATTGCATTCCGGCGGTGTCAATTTCAAG GTGACGCTGGAAAATGGCGAGGATTATACGTGGAACTGA